A genomic segment from Sphingobacteriaceae bacterium encodes:
- the rsmH gene encoding 16S rRNA (cytosine(1402)-N(4))-methyltransferase RsmH: MVAEHVPVLTEEVLAYLAPTPGGIFVDGTVGAGGHAEAILEAMTQGPAFGAETLGEATGRYIGIDQDPDALVLAARRLERFPNVTLVRGNFRHLNRHLDDLGVGAVTGILLDLGVSSMHLDRWERGFSYQHEGPLDMRMDPDQPLTAAEIVNHWPEDEIARILWEYGEERWASRIAQFIVRRRQQRPLDTTFDLVDVIKAAVPAGARRTGPHPARRTFQALRIAVNDELGALEEFLAQAVHRLEPGGRLVIISFHSLEDRLVKHHFRRWSTPCRCGPHQPCTCGQEQLLEVLTRRPVSPSEAERERNPRARSAKLRAARRVLHPEGRE; this comes from the coding sequence ATGGTGGCGGAACACGTGCCGGTATTGACGGAAGAGGTCTTGGCCTACTTGGCCCCCACACCCGGCGGCATTTTCGTCGACGGCACCGTGGGGGCCGGCGGCCATGCCGAAGCCATCCTGGAAGCCATGACCCAAGGGCCGGCCTTTGGGGCGGAGACTCTGGGGGAGGCCACGGGCAGGTACATCGGCATCGATCAAGACCCTGATGCTTTGGTTTTGGCGGCGCGGCGCCTGGAGCGGTTCCCCAACGTCACCCTGGTCCGGGGCAATTTCCGCCACTTGAACCGGCACCTAGACGACTTGGGCGTGGGCGCCGTCACCGGCATCCTGCTGGATTTGGGCGTCTCCTCCATGCACCTGGACCGGTGGGAGCGGGGCTTTTCCTACCAGCATGAAGGCCCCCTGGACATGCGCATGGACCCGGACCAGCCCCTGACGGCGGCGGAAATCGTCAACCACTGGCCCGAAGACGAGATAGCCCGCATCCTGTGGGAGTACGGCGAGGAGCGGTGGGCGTCCCGCATCGCCCAGTTCATCGTGCGGCGGCGGCAGCAGCGCCCTCTGGACACTACCTTCGACCTGGTGGATGTGATCAAGGCAGCGGTGCCGGCGGGAGCCCGCAGGACCGGACCCCATCCGGCCCGCCGCACCTTCCAGGCCCTGCGCATCGCCGTGAACGACGAACTGGGCGCCCTGGAGGAGTTTCTGGCCCAGGCGGTCCACCGCCTGGAACCCGGCGGCCGGCTGGTCATCATCAGTTTTCATTCGTTGGAAGATCGCCTGGTGAAGCACCATTTCCGGCGCTGGTCCACCCCCTGCCGGTGCGGGCCCCATCAGCCGTGCACCTGCGGGCAGGAGCAGCTCCTGGAAGTGTTGACCCGGCGCCCGGTGAGCCCCAGTGAGGCCGAAAGGGAGCGGAACCCCCGGGCCCGCAGCGCCAAGCTGCGGGCGGCCCGGCGGGTTCTACACCCGGAAGGGAGGGAATAG
- the mraZ gene encoding division/cell wall cluster transcriptional repressor MraZ, whose protein sequence is MLIGEFQHTIDAKGRLIIPSRFRDGLGAHFICTRGLDGCLSLYPMAEWEALAARLKELPTTQSNARAFVRFLFAGATECVLDRQGRILIPGPLREYAQLERDVVILGVSNRAEIWALERWQGYSRSAAESFDEIAEQLVDLGI, encoded by the coding sequence ATGCTCATCGGTGAGTTTCAGCACACCATAGATGCCAAGGGAAGGTTGATCATCCCCTCCCGGTTTCGTGACGGCTTGGGCGCCCATTTCATCTGTACCCGCGGGCTGGACGGCTGCCTTTCCCTGTACCCCATGGCGGAATGGGAAGCCCTGGCGGCCCGCCTCAAAGAACTCCCCACTACCCAGAGCAATGCCCGGGCCTTCGTTCGTTTCCTGTTTGCCGGCGCCACGGAATGTGTGCTGGACCGGCAAGGTCGCATCCTAATACCAGGACCGCTGCGGGAGTACGCCCAGTTGGAGCGGGATGTGGTCATCTTGGGCGTTTCCAACAGGGCCGAGATTTGGGCCTTGGAGCGCTGGCAGGGCTACTCCCGGTCGGCCGCCGAGTCCTTCGACGAAATTGCCGAGCAGTTGGTGGATTTGGGTATCTGA